In Aerococcus loyolae, a genomic segment contains:
- the trxB gene encoding thioredoxin-disulfide reductase: protein MSEAIKTYDVIVIGAGPAGLTAALYASRANLAVAVLERGVPGGELINTATVENYPGYKSISGPDLANKMYESAMQFGAEYVFGNVKKVTPGKPYHLIETDNGSFKAKAIVIATGSVHRTLDVPGEEEYNGHGVSYCAVCDGAFYKGRDIKVVGGGDSAVEEGSYLTQFANSVDIIHRRDQLRAQKILQDRAFANDKISFTWDSVVKEIKGDGKQVTSILVENVKTNEVTEVPAGGVFIYVGLLPNSEAFRDLGITDEEGWILTDENMATAVPGIFACGDVRKKKLRQVSTAVGDAGSAGQEAYQYVEALESEIE, encoded by the coding sequence GTGAGTGAAGCGATTAAAACTTATGATGTTATTGTTATCGGGGCCGGTCCGGCTGGTTTAACCGCAGCCTTGTATGCGTCCCGGGCGAATTTAGCGGTTGCTGTTTTAGAGCGGGGCGTCCCTGGTGGGGAACTGATCAATACCGCCACTGTGGAAAATTATCCCGGTTACAAGAGTATCTCAGGGCCTGACCTGGCCAATAAGATGTACGAAAGCGCCATGCAATTTGGGGCGGAGTATGTCTTCGGTAATGTGAAAAAAGTGACCCCCGGTAAGCCTTATCATCTCATTGAAACCGATAATGGCAGCTTTAAGGCCAAGGCTATCGTTATCGCAACCGGTTCCGTGCACCGGACCTTAGATGTGCCTGGAGAAGAGGAATACAATGGCCACGGCGTTTCCTACTGTGCCGTTTGTGACGGTGCCTTCTATAAAGGGCGTGACATTAAGGTGGTCGGCGGGGGCGACTCCGCGGTTGAAGAGGGCAGCTACCTGACCCAATTTGCCAACAGCGTTGACATTATCCACCGCCGCGACCAATTACGGGCCCAAAAAATTCTTCAAGATCGCGCCTTTGCTAACGACAAGATTTCCTTTACCTGGGATAGCGTAGTCAAGGAAATTAAAGGCGACGGCAAGCAAGTGACCAGCATCCTGGTGGAAAACGTCAAGACCAATGAAGTAACTGAAGTGCCAGCAGGCGGAGTCTTTATCTATGTGGGCCTCTTACCCAATAGTGAAGCGTTTAGGGACTTAGGGATCACTGATGAAGAAGGTTGGATCTTAACCGATGAAAACATGGCCACTGCTGTGCCGGGAATCTTTGCCTGTGGGGATGTCCGGAAGAAGAAATTACGCCAAGTTTCTACTGCAGTCGGTGACGCCGGTAGTGCTGGTCAAGAAGCCTACCAATACGTTGAAGCCTTGGAATCAGAAATCGAATAG
- the galU gene encoding UTP--glucose-1-phosphate uridylyltransferase GalU has protein sequence MTKVRKAIIPAAGLGTRFLPATKAMAKEMLPIVDKPTIQFIVEEALASGIEDILIITGKNKRPIEDHFDSNIELEENLHAKGKDDLLEIVQETIGLNLFFKRQSYPKGLGDAVLQAKAFVGDEPFVVMLGDDLMEDAVPLTKQLIDAYHDTHASNIAVMRVPHEETGKYGIIDPEAQYKDGIYNVRQFVEKPDPSEAPSDLAIIGRYLLTPEIFDLLETQEPGAGNEIQLTDAIDRLNKTQRVFALEFTGQRYDVGNKLEYMKTCISYGLRHPEIKDDLRAYLLDLEKDLK, from the coding sequence ATGACAAAAGTAAGAAAAGCCATTATCCCTGCGGCTGGTTTAGGAACCCGTTTCTTGCCAGCTACCAAGGCCATGGCCAAGGAAATGTTACCAATTGTTGATAAACCCACCATTCAATTCATCGTTGAAGAAGCCCTAGCCAGTGGGATTGAAGATATTTTAATCATTACTGGGAAAAATAAACGCCCTATCGAGGACCACTTTGACTCCAATATTGAATTAGAAGAAAATCTCCACGCCAAGGGCAAGGATGACTTATTAGAAATTGTCCAAGAAACCATTGGCCTCAACCTTTTCTTCAAGCGCCAATCCTATCCTAAGGGACTGGGAGACGCGGTTTTACAAGCTAAGGCCTTTGTCGGGGACGAACCCTTTGTGGTGATGCTGGGCGATGACTTGATGGAAGATGCCGTTCCTTTGACAAAACAATTGATCGACGCTTATCATGATACTCATGCCTCAAATATTGCCGTCATGCGGGTACCCCATGAAGAAACGGGCAAGTATGGGATTATTGATCCTGAAGCCCAATATAAAGACGGTATCTACAATGTCCGCCAATTCGTGGAAAAACCGGACCCCAGTGAGGCGCCGAGTGACTTGGCCATTATCGGTCGTTACCTCTTGACCCCAGAAATCTTTGACCTCTTGGAAACCCAAGAACCCGGGGCAGGTAATGAAATCCAATTGACCGATGCCATTGACCGCTTGAATAAAACTCAGCGTGTCTTTGCCTTGGAATTCACGGGCCAACGCTATGATGTCGGTAATAAGTTAGAGTATATGAAAACCTGTATCTCCTATGGTCTCCGCCATCCTGAAATTAAAGACGATTTACGCGCCTACCTCCTGGACTTAGAGAAGGACCTGAAATAA
- a CDS encoding NAD(P)H-dependent glycerol-3-phosphate dehydrogenase, with amino-acid sequence MVKKAISLLGAGSWGTALAMVLTENGHQVTLWTHRQSQADEINQKHTNAAYLKEVSLPEEIVATSDLEAALKGAEVIGFVVPTNAIRGVAGQVAAILGQADNQTDRPLVFHAAKGLELESHERVSVILEESLKDLAIQGPVVLSGPSHAEEVARHDITGITAACQDLAAAEALQDLFMNAYFRVYTNDDVIGVELGGALKNIIALCSGALAGLGFGDNAKAILMTRGLAEITRLGVALGADPFTFAGLSGIGDLIVTCTSPFSRNWQAGYQIGQGKSVAEVLEGMGMIVEGVHTTKSAYELAQAVGIEMPITQTTYQVLYDHKDLKTLVEDLMKRQGKQEIGLDRLALEQSLAKQARLKD; translated from the coding sequence ATGGTAAAAAAAGCAATTAGCTTACTCGGTGCTGGCTCTTGGGGGACAGCCTTGGCCATGGTCTTAACGGAAAATGGCCACCAGGTGACCCTCTGGACCCACCGACAAAGCCAGGCGGATGAAATCAATCAAAAGCATACCAATGCCGCCTATCTTAAAGAGGTCTCCTTGCCCGAGGAGATTGTTGCCACCTCTGACCTGGAAGCTGCCCTTAAAGGAGCCGAAGTGATCGGTTTTGTGGTACCCACTAATGCTATTCGCGGAGTGGCGGGCCAAGTGGCTGCTATTTTAGGTCAAGCGGATAATCAGACTGACCGGCCCCTGGTCTTCCATGCAGCTAAGGGCCTGGAATTGGAGAGTCATGAACGGGTGTCTGTTATCCTGGAAGAGAGTCTTAAAGACTTAGCTATCCAAGGTCCTGTGGTCTTATCGGGGCCCAGTCACGCTGAAGAAGTGGCCCGCCACGATATTACCGGCATTACCGCTGCTTGTCAGGATTTAGCGGCCGCTGAAGCTCTTCAAGATCTCTTTATGAATGCTTATTTTCGGGTCTATACCAATGATGATGTCATCGGGGTGGAACTAGGGGGCGCCTTAAAAAATATCATTGCCCTCTGTTCGGGAGCCTTAGCTGGCTTGGGTTTTGGTGATAATGCCAAGGCCATCTTGATGACCCGGGGACTAGCGGAAATTACCCGGCTGGGCGTTGCCTTAGGGGCTGATCCCTTTACCTTTGCGGGCTTGAGCGGAATTGGAGACTTAATTGTGACCTGTACCTCGCCTTTTTCCAGGAACTGGCAGGCCGGTTATCAAATTGGCCAGGGCAAGTCAGTCGCTGAGGTGCTGGAAGGCATGGGGATGATTGTTGAAGGTGTTCATACCACCAAGTCGGCCTATGAATTGGCCCAGGCGGTAGGGATTGAAATGCCGATTACCCAAACCACCTACCAGGTCCTCTATGATCACAAGGACTTAAAAACATTAGTGGAAGATCTGATGAAACGCCAAGGCAAGCAAGAAATCGGTTTAGACCGTTTGGCGCTCGAACAGTCCTTGGCCAAACAAGCCCGACTTAAGGACTAG
- the lgt gene encoding prolipoprotein diacylglyceryl transferase, translating into MMASLVTNLQSGLNLLAIDPVAFSFLGIEIRWYGIIIALGMFLAVELILKEIERKGFDSDQVMDMIMWAIPIGFIGARLYYVIFEWDYYRENLAEIIAIWQGGIAIYGGVIAGALTAIIYAKRHGMKVSFLADVIMPYLLLAQGIGRWGNFVNQEAHGGPVSEGFLRETLHLPDFIVDQMFINGQYYHPTFLYESVWNILGVGLLLFLRHRDKTLKLGETGLLYLIWYGTGRFFIEGLRTDSLYLGPFRVSQALSLVLVVIGLALFIYRRTKQPDLTYYSDYNYLTKRRAQVKGEQ; encoded by the coding sequence ATGATGGCTAGTCTAGTTACTAATCTTCAATCAGGCCTGAATTTACTAGCTATTGACCCGGTAGCCTTCTCCTTTTTAGGGATTGAGATTCGCTGGTACGGGATTATTATTGCTCTGGGCATGTTTTTGGCGGTAGAACTCATCCTCAAAGAAATTGAGCGCAAGGGTTTTGATAGTGACCAGGTCATGGACATGATCATGTGGGCAATTCCTATTGGCTTTATCGGGGCCCGGCTGTATTATGTGATTTTTGAATGGGATTATTACCGAGAGAACCTGGCTGAGATCATTGCTATTTGGCAGGGAGGCATCGCCATTTATGGGGGTGTGATTGCCGGAGCCTTAACGGCGATTATTTATGCCAAACGTCACGGGATGAAGGTAAGCTTCTTAGCGGACGTGATTATGCCTTACCTACTCCTGGCCCAAGGAATTGGTCGCTGGGGCAACTTCGTTAACCAAGAAGCCCATGGCGGTCCAGTTAGTGAAGGTTTCTTACGGGAGACCCTCCACCTACCTGATTTTATTGTTGACCAGATGTTCATCAATGGCCAATATTACCACCCAACCTTTCTCTATGAATCCGTGTGGAACATACTGGGTGTAGGGCTCTTGCTATTTCTCCGCCACCGCGATAAGACCTTGAAATTAGGAGAGACGGGGCTCTTATACCTGATTTGGTACGGGACGGGACGCTTCTTCATTGAAGGCTTACGGACCGATTCCCTTTACTTGGGCCCTTTCCGAGTCTCTCAAGCCCTGTCCTTAGTCTTGGTTGTTATCGGTTTGGCTCTCTTTATTTACCGCCGCACCAAGCAACCTGACCTCACTTATTACAGTGATTATAACTATTTGACCAAGCGGCGGGCTCAAGTTAAGGGAGAACAATAA
- the hprK gene encoding HPr(Ser) kinase/phosphatase codes for MEAVTVKELRDQLGLKVLQGEAYLDRLIQTSDISRPGLELSGYFNYYPSERVQLFGRNEHSYLKKMTSDERLLIMRRMSREDTPVFIFSRDLMPEYEVFQAAEENKIPILQGSAVTTRLFSNITTYLQERLAPRVSKHGVFVDVYGLGIMIIGDSGIGKSETALELIKNGHRLVADDRVELHKRDDYSIVGEAPAILQNMIEIRGLGIINVLTLFGAGAVKQAQQLHLIVRLVMWDDDEDYERLGSEPEMVSLLGVDVPQITVPVRTGRNSSNIVEVAAMNLRANNMGYNAGKEFEERLTQLIQANQSADAKAHEEKDQAKAGDES; via the coding sequence ATGGAAGCAGTAACCGTTAAAGAGCTCAGGGACCAACTTGGGCTAAAGGTGCTCCAGGGAGAGGCGTATTTAGACCGCTTGATCCAGACTAGCGACATTTCGCGTCCGGGTTTGGAATTATCGGGTTATTTTAACTATTATCCCTCGGAACGGGTCCAATTGTTTGGCCGTAATGAGCACTCCTATTTGAAGAAAATGACTAGTGACGAACGGCTTTTGATCATGCGGCGGATGAGTCGGGAAGATACGCCGGTTTTTATTTTTTCTCGTGACTTGATGCCTGAGTACGAGGTCTTTCAGGCGGCTGAAGAAAATAAAATTCCCATTCTCCAAGGCAGTGCGGTAACCACCCGGCTATTTTCCAATATCACCACCTATCTGCAGGAGCGTTTGGCGCCGCGGGTCTCCAAGCATGGGGTCTTTGTGGATGTCTATGGTTTGGGAATCATGATTATTGGTGACAGCGGGATTGGTAAGTCAGAAACCGCCCTAGAATTAATTAAAAACGGCCACCGCCTCGTGGCAGATGACCGGGTAGAACTCCACAAACGCGATGACTATTCTATAGTGGGGGAAGCGCCGGCTATCCTACAGAATATGATCGAAATCCGTGGTCTGGGAATTATTAATGTCCTCACCCTCTTTGGAGCCGGGGCTGTGAAACAGGCTCAACAACTTCATTTGATCGTCCGCTTAGTGATGTGGGATGACGATGAAGATTATGAACGTTTGGGCTCTGAGCCAGAAATGGTTTCTCTGTTAGGGGTTGATGTCCCTCAAATTACTGTTCCTGTCCGTACCGGTCGGAATTCTTCCAATATTGTGGAAGTGGCGGCCATGAACTTGCGGGCCAACAATATGGGCTATAACGCCGGCAAGGAATTTGAAGAAAGATTGACCCAGCTGATCCAAGCCAACCAAAGTGCAGATGCTAAAGCCCATGAAGAAAAAGACCAGGCTAAAGCGGGCGATGAGTCATGA
- a CDS encoding alpha/beta hydrolase fold domain-containing protein: MKKKLGILTGAFAALYGYSHFIENRSLSSFLIENVFKVDKLLNKNSSSEDIIYETLEKSVEESKHPLDLPKKYVRSDVSEFFFQEMQVFSWNDKQDVNQKIIFYIHGGSYVAAPLSFHYRMVDSIARQTGAKVIFPIYEKVPLANYKDVFPKMLALYKKVLEESLSADRITIMGDSAGGGLALGLCLLLKEKEMVQPKNIILLSPWLDITNRHPKIAKIKKYDPMLDPAQLDRFGQMWSDGDINNQLVSPIHGDPRGLGKLSIFVGIHEIFYPDIMKYHKMLKDLNIDHNMIIEPRMNHVYVMYPIPEAKKAQRKIAQIIHDD; this comes from the coding sequence ATGAAGAAAAAATTAGGCATTTTAACAGGAGCGTTTGCAGCCTTATACGGATATAGTCATTTCATTGAAAATCGCTCCCTTTCTAGCTTTTTGATAGAGAACGTGTTTAAAGTCGATAAGCTATTAAATAAAAATTCTTCTTCCGAAGATATTATTTATGAGACATTAGAAAAGTCCGTGGAAGAAAGCAAGCATCCCTTAGACTTACCAAAAAAATATGTTAGATCTGATGTTTCTGAGTTCTTTTTTCAAGAGATGCAGGTCTTTTCTTGGAACGATAAACAAGATGTGAATCAGAAGATAATTTTTTATATTCATGGCGGAAGCTATGTTGCTGCACCACTTTCTTTTCATTATCGAATGGTAGACAGTATTGCTCGACAAACTGGTGCAAAAGTGATTTTCCCTATATATGAAAAGGTCCCCCTTGCAAACTACAAAGATGTTTTTCCAAAAATGCTCGCTTTATATAAAAAAGTTTTAGAAGAAAGTCTCTCAGCAGATCGGATCACTATCATGGGAGATTCAGCCGGTGGTGGCCTGGCCTTGGGCTTATGCTTATTACTTAAAGAGAAAGAGATGGTTCAACCTAAAAATATCATCCTATTATCGCCGTGGTTAGATATTACTAATCGCCATCCTAAAATTGCTAAAATAAAAAAATACGACCCCATGTTAGATCCTGCTCAACTTGATCGGTTTGGTCAGATGTGGTCGGATGGAGACATCAATAATCAATTAGTTAGTCCCATACACGGTGATCCTAGAGGCTTAGGCAAACTATCCATTTTTGTTGGGATCCATGAAATTTTCTATCCAGATATTATGAAGTACCATAAGATGCTTAAAGATTTGAATATTGACCATAACATGATTATCGAACCAAGGATGAATCATGTATATGTCATGTATCCAATCCCAGAGGCTAAAAAAGCTCAACGGAAAATTGCTCAGATTATTCATGATGACTAA
- a CDS encoding phage holin family protein — protein sequence MIRNIIRLLIQAILLQGLGRIFWPEVYIQDFGSAVIVVLVIAILYKLVYPILRILALPINFLTLGLFNLVLNGFIFWLASSLMGKAYFWISSFFYCMVLALIYGLAQELLKKIFNPYRSDY from the coding sequence ATGATTAGAAATATTATTCGTCTCTTGATCCAAGCCATCCTCCTCCAAGGATTGGGTCGGATCTTCTGGCCCGAGGTGTATATCCAAGACTTTGGCTCGGCAGTGATTGTGGTATTAGTTATCGCTATTCTCTACAAGTTGGTTTATCCGATTTTGAGAATTCTAGCCCTGCCAATTAACTTTCTCACCCTGGGCTTATTTAACCTGGTGCTGAATGGTTTTATCTTCTGGCTAGCCTCCTCCTTAATGGGGAAAGCTTATTTCTGGATTTCTTCCTTCTTCTACTGCATGGTCCTGGCTTTGATCTATGGCCTGGCCCAAGAGCTCTTGAAGAAGATTTTTAATCCCTATCGGAGTGACTATTAA
- a CDS encoding PspC domain-containing protein produces MKALKRSLTNRVFAGVCGGFADYFGISALWLRIAFAVALFTPLRYLAIFIYLSLMVLIPNESLANFKRTFFGGGQDRAGRANPRQEAYSKREDDVEPVYRDLNKRQIKEVEKVKVDHD; encoded by the coding sequence ATGAAAGCACTGAAACGCTCATTAACTAATCGAGTTTTTGCTGGGGTCTGTGGCGGTTTTGCTGATTACTTTGGCATTTCCGCTCTTTGGCTCCGCATTGCCTTTGCGGTAGCCCTCTTTACCCCGCTTCGTTACCTGGCTATTTTTATTTACCTGTCCTTAATGGTCTTAATCCCTAATGAAAGTTTGGCTAATTTTAAACGCACTTTCTTTGGTGGGGGACAAGACAGAGCGGGTCGGGCTAATCCTCGCCAAGAGGCCTATAGCAAGCGCGAAGATGACGTAGAGCCGGTTTACCGGGACTTAAATAAACGCCAAATTAAAGAAGTCGAGAAGGTTAAGGTTGACCATGATTAG
- a CDS encoding AAA family ATPase: protein MIPLRLEMNAFGSYRDQTVIDFDQVRPYGLFMISGDTGAGKTTIFDAITYALYGGASGSSREASELKSRFATDLDLAYVRFTFDSDGHHYQVYRQPKQTGPGAVKGRSKEYPSEVLEVKVDGQLVSGKKNELDTYLKTAIGLDKAQFTQIVMLPQGEFKRLLEASSRDKEAIFTHIFHTEAINRFQDYLQEQYNQVKDDLDRLKENYSAARERLKGLLSSEDQALLADRLSDQSDAHLGDFLTDFLADKEADFKKASQDLEDLEAKSKQLSQILEYFDAQADLALENDQLKEKKAEMADLKAAYQNYQDSLNYYQALKDQAQVQVEAQELAQSQSRLDQEEKDYQAARAAYDKDWKAQKENLDRLPQIKAKIDQIQAGLKDWATYENLQKEVQAGQAELADLEASYQKTQDQVASLAEAIIQGQDQIDQLNRALLDPADLSQEREALQKSERQLADLQAGLDQLKKWDQAIQKGEADFALAEATWQKDNQAYLAAKQTYQRNLAGIMAQELSPDSPCPVCGSFDHPDPAQVSSDSSAQSLDQEQVDQLEARAQEASQAYQKVSQDLSYHKQSRADLCRQYDFDTQASASDWQDRLDQAQASYSQARVAYQEKQEKDQANQEALAEKKDQVKDQEDQVQALKQDLSKTEGQISRQATYLDQVQGRLKQAQSLLIGDSQAALNQQAQALKTESQDLERLAQDLTQREQALKEKAAVLTTKKNYQTAAVQKKQAQNQAIEKRLAQARQASDLSDDQVKALHQSDRDWQAISQLLSDYSNQVYAYQKSVKALKEKQKALAIDQDQATYQEEKGKLDQDYDQASSRVAKQREDLIRLKDQAALLTDLWQNYQDRYQSFGDLKNLSDVANGKLNKSQRISFQRYILGIYLDWIVERANQRFYQMTNGKFYFKRAEDEIGGNQAKGLNLNVFDSYTASERSVHSLSGGESFQASLALALGLSDVIQEEAGTVDVGMLFIDEGFGTLDSETLQQALDTLVDLHQRSGRLIAVISHREELKQELPIQLNVEMTPSGSRCHWQGLPGAEE from the coding sequence ATGATTCCCTTACGTTTAGAAATGAATGCTTTTGGTTCTTACCGCGACCAGACTGTGATTGACTTCGACCAGGTCCGGCCTTATGGCTTGTTTATGATTTCAGGAGATACTGGGGCGGGTAAGACCACTATCTTTGACGCCATTACCTATGCCCTTTATGGGGGCGCTTCGGGCTCGAGTCGGGAAGCGAGTGAACTGAAGTCGCGTTTTGCCACGGACTTGGACCTGGCCTATGTGCGCTTTACTTTCGATAGTGATGGCCACCACTACCAGGTCTATCGTCAACCCAAACAAACAGGGCCAGGCGCTGTAAAAGGGCGGTCTAAGGAGTATCCGAGTGAGGTTTTAGAAGTCAAAGTGGATGGCCAGTTAGTCTCCGGTAAGAAAAATGAGCTGGATACTTATCTTAAAACGGCTATCGGTTTAGACAAGGCCCAGTTTACCCAAATTGTCATGCTCCCTCAGGGGGAATTTAAACGCTTGCTCGAGGCCAGCAGTCGTGACAAGGAGGCTATCTTTACCCATATTTTCCATACGGAAGCCATTAATCGTTTTCAAGATTACTTGCAAGAACAATACAACCAGGTCAAGGACGACTTGGACCGGCTTAAAGAGAACTATTCTGCCGCGCGAGAGCGGTTAAAGGGTCTGCTTAGTTCAGAAGACCAGGCCCTTTTAGCAGACCGCTTAAGCGATCAAAGTGATGCTCACTTAGGGGACTTTTTGACTGACTTTTTAGCTGATAAGGAAGCTGACTTCAAGAAGGCTAGCCAAGACTTAGAAGACCTAGAGGCTAAAAGTAAGCAGTTGAGCCAAATCTTAGAATACTTTGATGCTCAAGCAGACCTAGCCTTAGAAAACGACCAGCTCAAGGAAAAGAAAGCTGAGATGGCCGACTTGAAAGCGGCCTACCAGAATTACCAGGACTCGCTTAACTATTACCAGGCCTTAAAAGACCAGGCCCAGGTCCAAGTCGAAGCCCAAGAACTAGCTCAAAGTCAAAGCAGACTGGACCAGGAGGAAAAGGACTATCAAGCAGCCCGAGCGGCTTATGATAAGGACTGGAAGGCTCAAAAGGAAAACCTGGACCGTCTACCGCAAATTAAGGCAAAAATTGACCAGATCCAAGCCGGCCTTAAAGATTGGGCGACTTATGAAAACCTTCAAAAAGAAGTCCAAGCGGGTCAAGCGGAATTAGCAGATTTAGAGGCCAGCTATCAAAAGACGCAAGACCAAGTTGCTAGTCTAGCAGAAGCAATTATCCAGGGGCAGGATCAAATCGACCAGTTAAATCGAGCTCTTCTTGACCCAGCCGACTTGAGTCAAGAAAGGGAGGCCCTCCAGAAAAGCGAGCGTCAACTGGCTGACTTACAAGCTGGTCTTGACCAGCTTAAAAAGTGGGACCAAGCCATCCAAAAGGGAGAAGCCGACTTTGCCCTGGCGGAAGCAACCTGGCAAAAAGATAACCAGGCCTATCTCGCCGCCAAGCAGACCTACCAACGCAACCTGGCGGGGATCATGGCCCAAGAGCTTAGTCCAGACAGCCCCTGTCCAGTCTGCGGGAGTTTCGATCACCCGGATCCGGCCCAAGTGAGCTCAGATAGTTCAGCCCAGTCTTTGGATCAGGAACAGGTGGATCAATTGGAAGCCAGAGCCCAAGAAGCCAGCCAAGCCTACCAAAAAGTTAGCCAAGATCTTAGCTATCACAAGCAAAGTCGGGCTGACTTATGCAGGCAATATGACTTTGACACCCAAGCTAGTGCTAGTGACTGGCAAGACCGGCTGGATCAAGCCCAAGCCAGCTATAGCCAAGCCCGGGTGGCCTACCAAGAAAAACAGGAAAAAGACCAGGCTAACCAAGAAGCCCTGGCTGAAAAAAAGGACCAGGTCAAAGACCAAGAAGATCAAGTCCAAGCTCTCAAGCAAGACTTATCAAAAACAGAAGGACAGATCAGCCGGCAAGCGACCTATTTGGACCAAGTACAAGGACGGCTCAAACAGGCTCAGTCCCTGTTAATTGGAGATTCTCAGGCTGCCTTAAATCAACAAGCCCAAGCTCTCAAGACAGAAAGCCAAGACTTGGAAAGGTTAGCCCAAGATCTGACTCAAAGGGAGCAGGCTCTGAAAGAAAAAGCGGCTGTTTTAACCACTAAGAAGAACTACCAAACAGCGGCCGTCCAGAAAAAACAAGCGCAAAACCAGGCGATTGAAAAGCGCTTGGCGCAAGCCCGCCAAGCATCTGACCTTAGTGATGACCAGGTCAAGGCCCTCCACCAAAGTGACCGGGACTGGCAAGCCATTAGTCAATTACTATCTGACTATTCTAACCAGGTCTATGCCTATCAAAAGTCGGTTAAGGCCCTAAAAGAGAAGCAAAAAGCCTTGGCCATTGATCAAGACCAAGCCACTTATCAAGAGGAGAAGGGCAAGCTGGACCAAGATTATGACCAAGCAAGCAGCCGAGTAGCCAAGCAGCGCGAAGACTTGATCCGACTCAAGGACCAAGCGGCGCTCTTAACTGATTTGTGGCAGAATTACCAGGACCGCTACCAAAGTTTTGGTGACTTGAAGAACTTGTCCGATGTCGCCAATGGTAAGCTCAACAAGAGCCAGCGGATTTCCTTCCAGCGCTACATTTTAGGGATTTATCTGGATTGGATCGTTGAACGGGCCAACCAGCGTTTCTATCAAATGACTAACGGCAAGTTTTACTTTAAACGGGCTGAGGATGAGATTGGCGGCAACCAGGCCAAGGGGCTCAACCTCAATGTCTTTGATTCCTATACCGCTAGCGAACGCAGTGTTCATTCCTTGTCAGGGGGCGAGAGCTTCCAAGCCTCCCTGGCCTTAGCTCTGGGCCTCAGTGATGTGATCCAGGAAGAGGCGGGGACGGTCGACGTGGGCATGCTTTTTATTGATGAAGGCTTTGGTACCTTGGATTCGGAAACCCTCCAACAGGCCCTCGATACTCTAGTTGATCTCCACCAACGCTCGGGACGCTTGATTGCGGTTATCTCTCACCGGGAAGAGCTCAAGCAGGAATTGCCTATCCAGTTAAATGTGGAAATGACCCCTAGTGGGAGTCGTTGTCACTGGCAAGGTCTGCCAGGAGCGGAGGAGTAG